One segment of Neobacillus endophyticus DNA contains the following:
- a CDS encoding helix-turn-helix domain-containing protein encodes MADIHRPSLSELKNQKRVSIYIPHLEKIANALDISDISKFIEIIDTDEE; translated from the coding sequence ATGGCTGACATTCATCGGCCTTCTTTAAGTGAACTGAAGAATCAAAAGAGGGTCAGCATCTACATCCCGCACCTCGAAAAAATAGCAAACGCCCTCGATATTAGTGATATTAGTAAATTTATCGAAATAATCGATACTGACGAAGAATAA
- a CDS encoding glycosyltransferase family 4 protein: MSNLKIGYLWNRYPYQRNVINIVKGAKYIKVIDFFKTISLGMSVMKRFKIPISKDKLINFENKFNDLNINKVDVLHFFNTISYGETPWVSTFETFLPRFSSLIDHQKKEIPKSDRNIEKALSAIAGDSCKKIIALSECTKNFQKELLNVYPKYKKQIENKITVIHPPQKLFVNNFKEKSLNLEDEVSFIFVGKDFFRKGGLEILEVFVNLKSECNLPLKLTIVSSFGINDYATMYGKDEVEFVQKMIRRNSDWIKYYPYLPNNKVLELMRKHHIGLLPTWADTYGYSVLEMQANGCPVITTDVRSLPEINDNDKGWIIKVPKNHLGEALYSNSDQRKILSNTISKQLEEIIKNIIKDKVTIEQKSQNSIKSIKENHSPEKYAQKLASLYKDCV, encoded by the coding sequence ATGAGTAACCTGAAAATAGGATATTTATGGAACCGTTATCCGTATCAAAGAAACGTTATCAATATTGTTAAAGGCGCAAAATATATTAAAGTAATAGATTTTTTTAAAACCATAAGTCTTGGAATGTCTGTTATGAAAAGGTTTAAAATACCGATTTCAAAAGATAAATTAATAAACTTTGAGAACAAGTTTAATGATTTAAATATAAACAAAGTTGATGTTCTGCATTTTTTTAACACGATAAGTTATGGGGAAACACCTTGGGTCTCAACTTTTGAAACATTTTTGCCTAGATTTTCCTCTTTGATTGATCATCAAAAAAAAGAAATTCCAAAGTCAGACAGGAATATAGAAAAAGCCCTTTCCGCAATTGCAGGGGATTCTTGCAAAAAAATAATAGCTTTATCAGAGTGCACCAAAAATTTCCAAAAAGAATTGTTAAATGTATATCCAAAATATAAAAAACAAATTGAAAATAAAATTACTGTTATACATCCACCACAAAAGCTTTTTGTTAATAATTTTAAAGAAAAAAGCCTTAATTTAGAAGATGAAGTAAGCTTTATCTTTGTAGGAAAGGACTTCTTTAGAAAAGGTGGTTTAGAAATTCTCGAAGTATTTGTTAATTTAAAATCTGAATGCAACTTGCCATTAAAATTAACAATTGTAAGCAGTTTTGGAATTAATGATTATGCTACTATGTACGGAAAAGATGAAGTAGAATTTGTCCAAAAAATGATCAGAAGAAATTCAGATTGGATTAAATACTATCCGTATCTCCCTAATAATAAAGTTTTGGAGTTAATGAGAAAACATCATATAGGATTACTGCCAACGTGGGCAGATACGTATGGATATTCGGTACTTGAAATGCAAGCAAATGGATGTCCGGTCATTACAACTGACGTAAGGTCATTGCCAGAAATAAATGATAATGATAAGGGATGGATTATAAAGGTACCAAAAAATCATTTAGGTGAGGCGTTATACTCTAATTCAGATCAAAGGAAAATTTTAAGTAATACAATTTCTAAGCAATTAGAGGAGATTATTAAAAATATTATTAAGGATAAAGTTACAATTGAACAAAAATCACAAAACTCTATCAAAAGCATAAAAGAAAATCATTCACCAGAAAAATACGCTCAAAAGCTGGCATCATTATATAAGGATTGTGTATAA
- a CDS encoding LCP family protein, with protein MKKKSKWRLIGYSIAGILIAGAAVIGYEFYQLQPANHFKDIPVASSGTSDTTNTTKSTDKTENTDQQTKGNGPVFNILLLGSDERPGETIGHSDTMMLAHVDLGKNQINAISIPRDTRVHLNGYGYTKLTSVQYILQADKGVNQGIIGSVDAISELTGVPINYYMETNFQGLEAMVDSMGGIDIYVPTNEKINGQPVAAGTHFVDGKTVLALARERHSIASGDYGRQQVQLEAIKGIAKKALNPSNISNLPSLISSMSKYMIGSNMSTSDMVSLGMAMKNIDLNKQIHYKQIEGTQKVLYDDILKANNDQIVIDPQVMKSTITEYFH; from the coding sequence ATGAAGAAAAAAAGCAAATGGAGATTGATTGGTTACAGTATAGCAGGGATTCTCATTGCCGGAGCAGCTGTCATTGGTTATGAATTCTATCAGCTTCAACCAGCAAATCATTTCAAGGATATCCCTGTTGCCTCATCGGGTACATCCGACACGACAAACACTACAAAATCAACGGACAAGACAGAGAATACAGACCAGCAAACGAAAGGGAATGGCCCTGTGTTTAATATCTTACTATTAGGCTCTGATGAAAGGCCTGGGGAGACGATCGGGCACTCTGACACCATGATGCTGGCCCATGTCGATTTGGGAAAAAACCAAATTAATGCCATCAGCATTCCGCGCGATACTCGTGTTCATTTGAATGGTTATGGCTATACGAAGCTTACGAGTGTCCAGTATATTTTACAAGCGGATAAAGGGGTTAATCAGGGAATTATTGGTTCGGTCGATGCGATCAGTGAATTGACGGGCGTGCCGATTAATTACTATATGGAAACCAATTTTCAAGGTCTTGAGGCGATGGTCGACTCAATGGGCGGGATCGATATTTACGTTCCAACGAATGAAAAAATTAATGGGCAGCCAGTAGCGGCTGGCACCCATTTTGTTGACGGTAAGACCGTCTTAGCCCTTGCCCGTGAGCGCCATTCTATTGCTAGCGGGGATTATGGCCGGCAGCAGGTTCAATTAGAAGCAATAAAAGGGATTGCCAAAAAGGCATTAAATCCGAGTAATATTTCGAATCTGCCGTCGCTGATCAGTTCGATGTCAAAATATATGATCGGCAGCAATATGTCGACATCGGATATGGTCAGCCTTGGTATGGCCATGAAGAATATTGACCTAAATAAACAAATTCATTACAAGCAAATAGAAGGTACACAAAAGGTGTTGTATGATGATATCCTTAAAGCAAATAATGACCAAATTGTGATTGACCCGCAGGTTATGAAGAGTACAATAACGGAATACTTTCATTAA
- a CDS encoding competence protein ComK: protein MMEEKYVINQHFMWMVGVFDHRAKVCSLVGQEDKSFFVDQSPLEILDGSLALIGFDLKGAMKASKSHLKNVHMCPIMVNPTLNICLFPSHSPRREDTMWFNPLQIHRTFSKDNKTSIEFENGTQMTINSRITSFNNKLKIAEQYLKTKVAAARDPLTYLVDPKNRKVLC, encoded by the coding sequence ATGATGGAAGAAAAGTATGTTATTAATCAACATTTTATGTGGATGGTTGGTGTCTTTGATCACAGAGCAAAGGTATGCTCGCTTGTTGGACAAGAGGACAAATCCTTTTTTGTCGATCAATCTCCATTAGAAATTTTGGATGGCAGTCTTGCGTTAATAGGTTTTGACTTGAAAGGTGCAATGAAAGCATCGAAATCTCACCTGAAGAATGTACATATGTGTCCCATCATGGTCAATCCTACTTTAAACATCTGCCTATTTCCGAGTCACTCGCCAAGGCGGGAAGATACGATGTGGTTTAATCCCTTACAAATTCACAGAACCTTCAGCAAGGACAACAAAACAAGTATTGAATTTGAAAATGGTACGCAAATGACGATCAACTCAAGAATCACAAGCTTCAACAATAAACTAAAGATTGCCGAGCAGTATCTAAAAACGAAAGTTGCTGCGGCCAGAGATCCGCTCACCTACCTGGTCGATCCGAAAAACAGAAAAGTTCTTTGCTAG
- a CDS encoding DUF3789 domain-containing protein, translated as MLTFILGLFVGSISTLFTMCLMNTANRADQEMGELYKKEVS; from the coding sequence ATGTTAACTTTCATCCTGGGGTTATTTGTAGGATCTATATCGACACTGTTCACGATGTGTCTTATGAATACAGCCAATAGAGCTGATCAAGAAATGGGAGAACTATATAAAAAGGAAGTTTCCTGA
- a CDS encoding lipopolysaccharide biosynthesis protein — MGKSRIENSVRNSTVALLSQGLTVVLSFVTRTIFIKYLGASYLGINGLFTNILTVLSFAELGFGTAIVFALYKPIAENHYRQISALMNFYAKIYRCVGLFILLSGVCLLPNLDFFINGTSKLPEELPPVWLIYILYLSNSSVSYFFNYKRSLVIASQNGYIDTLNQLIFNFIRNVAQILILIIFKGFLLYLIVQIFSTLLSNIFISIKANKLFPYLKDHKHEKLDKSSLKSIVKNVLAMAFHKLGSVIVSGTDNILISKFIGIVATGYYSNYTLLTMTVQTVYIQILSPITASVGNFITTKSEHESYKFFKKLLFINAYIAIFCTTCLTTLVNSFITLLWGKEYVFSIYIVLCIMAYFFLNCMRQASNIFIDASGLFWQIKWKSLIEAIVNLSVSLYFVISLKMGIAGIILGNIVSCLTTNFWWEPYVVFKYKLKVELYKYFLNYTHYTLVLILNIVILFGIETHFQNGILGFLLRFIVSACIPNLIIWICYHRTEEYKYFHNIASKLFGKLMKKNVLKLGQKKVI; from the coding sequence ATGGGGAAAAGTCGTATTGAAAACTCAGTAAGAAATTCGACTGTTGCTTTGTTATCGCAAGGCCTAACGGTTGTTCTAAGTTTTGTTACACGTACTATATTTATAAAATATTTAGGGGCAAGCTATCTTGGTATAAACGGTCTGTTTACTAACATATTGACTGTTCTGTCTTTCGCAGAATTAGGCTTCGGAACAGCCATAGTATTTGCGCTTTATAAGCCTATTGCGGAAAACCATTATAGACAGATTTCGGCTTTAATGAATTTTTATGCTAAGATATATCGGTGCGTAGGACTTTTTATTTTGCTTTCAGGGGTATGCTTGTTACCAAATTTAGATTTCTTTATTAATGGCACATCTAAGTTACCCGAAGAATTACCTCCTGTATGGCTAATTTATATTTTGTATTTATCAAATTCATCAGTAAGTTATTTCTTTAACTATAAAAGATCTTTAGTAATCGCCAGCCAAAATGGGTATATTGATACGTTAAATCAGCTTATATTTAATTTTATTCGTAATGTTGCTCAAATTTTAATTTTAATAATATTTAAGGGTTTTTTACTTTACTTAATAGTTCAGATATTTTCAACTCTTTTATCAAATATTTTTATATCTATTAAGGCGAACAAGTTATTCCCATATTTAAAAGACCATAAGCATGAAAAATTGGATAAATCAAGTTTAAAATCTATTGTGAAAAATGTTTTAGCAATGGCTTTCCATAAACTAGGGTCAGTAATTGTGAGTGGAACTGATAATATATTGATTTCCAAGTTTATTGGTATTGTTGCAACTGGTTATTACTCAAATTATACATTATTAACAATGACGGTACAGACAGTATATATTCAAATTTTGTCTCCTATCACTGCTAGTGTTGGAAATTTTATTACTACTAAATCTGAACATGAATCATATAAGTTTTTTAAAAAGTTACTCTTTATTAATGCTTATATCGCAATATTTTGCACTACTTGCTTAACAACACTTGTAAATTCCTTTATCACACTTTTATGGGGAAAAGAATATGTTTTTTCGATTTATATTGTTTTATGTATCATGGCATATTTCTTTCTAAATTGTATGAGACAGGCCTCAAATATTTTTATTGATGCAAGTGGGCTATTTTGGCAAATTAAATGGAAATCATTAATTGAAGCAATTGTTAATTTAAGTGTTTCATTGTATTTTGTTATATCTTTAAAGATGGGAATAGCGGGTATAATACTGGGGAATATTGTAAGTTGTTTAACTACTAATTTTTGGTGGGAGCCTTATGTTGTTTTTAAATATAAGCTAAAAGTAGAATTATATAAATACTTTTTGAATTACACACACTATACATTAGTTTTAATACTAAATATTGTTATCTTGTTTGGAATTGAAACACACTTTCAAAATGGTATCCTGGGGTTCTTGTTAAGATTTATTGTTTCTGCATGTATTCCTAATTTAATAATTTGGATTTGTTATCATCGCACTGAAGAATATAAGTATTTCCATAACATAGCTAGTAAACTATTTGGGAAGTTAATGAAAAAGAATGTTTTGAAATTGGGGCAGAAAAAAGTAATTTAA
- a CDS encoding acyltransferase has product MGLLNVLVSLPKTIYFNFKVFPFQVAKKLPVFIGYRTVLMNVHRGSVELTCNPQFGLIKFGHGKGSFGVEVNKHSYLKLDNGCKVVFHGKANLSEGISVRCDNGGIIEFGANFAANQNCFIASNTLVKFGDDVLLGWNINVRDSDGHHIYLQDKTEPFNLNKSISIGNSVWIASYANILKGSKISDNSIVGYGSLVTKEFNESQQILAGVPAKVVKQNITWRK; this is encoded by the coding sequence TTGGGCCTGTTAAATGTTTTAGTATCTTTACCTAAAACTATATATTTCAATTTTAAAGTATTTCCTTTTCAAGTGGCAAAAAAATTACCGGTATTTATAGGATATAGAACTGTTTTAATGAATGTGCATCGTGGTTCTGTAGAGTTAACTTGTAATCCTCAATTTGGGTTAATAAAGTTCGGGCATGGTAAAGGGTCTTTCGGTGTTGAAGTCAATAAACATAGTTATCTAAAATTAGATAATGGTTGTAAAGTGGTTTTTCATGGTAAAGCCAATTTGTCTGAGGGAATATCTGTACGTTGTGATAACGGAGGCATTATTGAATTTGGTGCTAATTTTGCTGCAAATCAAAATTGTTTTATAGCAAGTAATACATTGGTTAAATTTGGGGATGATGTTTTACTTGGATGGAATATTAATGTTCGTGATTCAGATGGACATCATATCTATTTGCAAGATAAAACAGAGCCATTTAATTTGAATAAATCAATTTCAATTGGAAATAGTGTGTGGATTGCTAGTTATGCAAATATATTAAAAGGAAGTAAAATTTCAGATAATTCTATTGTTGGGTACGGGTCATTGGTAACAAAAGAGTTTAATGAGTCTCAACAAATTCTAGCAGGAGTTCCTGCTAAGGTTGTAAAACAAAATATTACGTGGAGAAAGTAA
- a CDS encoding glycosyltransferase family 4 protein, with translation MKINVNLQSANNKGSGISVFENEIIMRLAKYPDLELHGGVNFFRAFSKKDYDRFPFKVTYSYLPYKIAYNNWKIPIFYETMMHNNPDVNLFCSYNLPRVNYRKPIISCIHDLIPLKTAMESPHIASQYKKKIDFTVANTDKIITVSEYTKQDLVDYYHIPEDKIHVIYNGVNFNKFNNSINPEELEAIREKYQLPKQFILYFGGMRKHKNIENLVRAFAMLNNGVRDEIKLVITNGNDEIKRLVNELNISQDVVFTGFIDDKDKVAIYQLAKVFTYVSLYEGFGIPIIESQAAGVPVITSATSSMPEAAGEAAILVNPYNPEEIAAAMLRLIEDSELYTSLVKKGLDNARKFSWDSSAQKLYDLLVSYK, from the coding sequence TTGAAAATAAATGTGAATTTGCAATCTGCAAATAATAAAGGGTCAGGGATTAGTGTCTTTGAAAACGAAATTATTATGAGGTTAGCAAAATATCCTGATTTAGAGTTACATGGAGGAGTTAATTTTTTTCGGGCATTTTCAAAAAAAGATTATGATAGATTCCCATTTAAAGTAACGTATTCATATCTTCCTTATAAAATAGCTTATAACAATTGGAAAATTCCTATATTTTATGAGACTATGATGCATAATAATCCTGATGTAAATTTATTTTGTAGTTATAATTTACCCCGTGTAAATTATCGGAAACCAATAATTTCATGTATACATGATCTGATTCCATTAAAAACTGCAATGGAATCACCACATATTGCATCTCAATATAAAAAAAAGATTGATTTTACAGTAGCTAACACAGATAAGATTATAACTGTTTCAGAATATACAAAACAAGATTTAGTAGATTACTATCATATACCAGAAGATAAAATCCACGTTATTTATAATGGTGTGAATTTTAATAAATTTAATAATTCTATAAATCCAGAAGAACTAGAAGCTATTAGGGAAAAATATCAATTACCGAAACAATTTATTCTTTATTTCGGTGGCATGAGAAAACATAAAAATATAGAAAATTTAGTTCGTGCTTTCGCAATGCTTAATAATGGAGTTCGTGATGAAATTAAACTGGTTATAACTAATGGAAATGATGAAATAAAACGTTTGGTTAATGAATTAAATATATCTCAAGATGTTGTTTTTACTGGTTTTATAGATGATAAAGATAAAGTTGCTATTTATCAATTAGCCAAAGTTTTTACATATGTTTCTTTATATGAGGGATTTGGTATTCCTATTATAGAGTCACAAGCAGCTGGAGTTCCTGTTATCACATCTGCCACTTCTTCTATGCCTGAAGCAGCTGGAGAAGCTGCAATTCTAGTGAATCCGTATAATCCAGAAGAAATTGCAGCAGCGATGTTAAGACTAATTGAAGATAGTGAATTGTATACTTCTTTAGTAAAAAAAGGTCTTGATAATGCTAGGAAATTCAGTTGGGATTCCTCTGCCCAAAAACTATATGATTTACTGGTTTCTTATAAATAA
- a CDS encoding UDP-glucose dehydrogenase family protein — MKIAVAGTGYVGLVTGVCLAEKGHTVSCVDIDERKVSLMNSGVSPIYEPGLQELMGKNMEKLHFTTNYQEAYRDADVIFIGVGTPEKQDGSANLAYVYSAAEQIAQCIEKDCVVVIKSTVPVGTNDKIEDFIKSHLAHPVNVYVASNPEFLSQGTAVRDTLYTSRIVIGVEEPIAGDTLQEVYKDFKAPVIVTNRKSAEMIKYASNDFLALKISFINEIANLCEIIGANVDDVALGMGYDSRIGNRFLNSGIGYGGSCFPKDTKALHWLANFHDYELKTIKAAIDVNENQKLKLIKKSRKYFDSLKGVNVAVLGLTFKPGTDDLREAPSLVNIPLMIEDGANVKAWDPVGINNFKKIQPENITYCESIEDTLEEADICFIFTEWDEVKDFDLSKYSKLMRKPIVLDGRNCYDLSSARKANIIYDSIGRETINSLETTLVNR, encoded by the coding sequence TTGAAAATAGCTGTTGCAGGAACTGGATATGTAGGTTTAGTCACGGGTGTGTGTCTTGCAGAAAAAGGACATACCGTTTCTTGTGTAGATATTGATGAACGGAAGGTTTCATTAATGAATTCAGGCGTTTCGCCAATTTATGAACCTGGCCTACAAGAATTAATGGGGAAAAATATGGAGAAGTTACATTTTACCACCAATTATCAAGAAGCATATCGGGATGCTGATGTCATTTTTATTGGCGTTGGGACACCTGAAAAACAAGATGGATCTGCCAATCTAGCCTATGTATATTCTGCTGCAGAGCAGATTGCACAATGTATTGAAAAAGACTGTGTGGTAGTGATTAAATCGACAGTTCCAGTTGGCACAAATGATAAAATAGAGGATTTTATAAAATCACATCTAGCGCACCCTGTGAATGTTTATGTGGCTTCAAATCCTGAGTTTTTATCACAAGGGACTGCAGTCCGAGATACACTTTATACATCCAGAATTGTGATTGGAGTAGAAGAACCGATCGCAGGTGATACTTTACAAGAAGTCTATAAGGATTTTAAGGCACCTGTGATTGTAACAAATCGTAAAAGTGCAGAAATGATCAAATATGCTTCTAATGACTTTTTGGCGTTGAAGATTTCTTTTATAAATGAGATTGCGAACCTTTGTGAGATCATTGGGGCTAATGTAGATGATGTGGCACTTGGTATGGGATATGACAGCCGTATTGGCAATCGATTTTTAAATTCAGGAATCGGCTATGGTGGGTCTTGCTTTCCGAAAGATACGAAAGCACTGCACTGGTTGGCCAATTTCCATGACTATGAATTGAAAACAATTAAAGCAGCTATTGATGTAAATGAAAATCAAAAGCTGAAACTCATTAAGAAATCACGTAAATATTTTGATAGCTTAAAAGGGGTGAATGTAGCTGTTTTGGGCTTAACATTCAAACCGGGAACAGATGATTTACGTGAAGCACCATCACTTGTCAATATTCCTTTAATGATCGAAGACGGAGCCAATGTGAAAGCATGGGATCCTGTTGGAATTAACAATTTTAAGAAGATACAGCCGGAAAACATTACGTACTGTGAGAGTATTGAAGATACTCTTGAGGAAGCGGATATTTGCTTCATTTTTACAGAATGGGATGAGGTAAAAGATTTTGACCTATCCAAATATAGCAAATTAATGAGAAAGCCAATTGTTCTTGATGGCAGAAATTGCTACGACCTTTCCAGTGCTAGAAAAGCCAATATCATTTATGATTCGATTGGTAGAGAAACGATTAATAGCTTGGAAACGACACTTGTTAATCGTTAA
- a CDS encoding acyltransferase, with amino-acid sequence MNSNYYKVILKLLKIKYGKDLLLKGCPVIFNKNGAILELGDNVIVKSSFLSNLVGLYSRTIIVTRTPEATIKIGDNVGISGATIYARKSILIGENTHIGGNAKIFDNDFHPIEIEARNADIKEKIGTRPVIIGKNCFIGCNSLILKGTELGDGCVVGAGAVVSGKFPPNSVIAGNPAKIIKTLKQ; translated from the coding sequence ATGAATTCAAACTATTATAAAGTTATCTTAAAGTTACTGAAAATTAAATATGGAAAAGATCTATTGTTAAAAGGCTGTCCTGTCATATTTAACAAAAACGGAGCTATTCTTGAATTGGGAGATAATGTGATTGTTAAGTCTTCTTTTCTATCTAATCTTGTTGGGCTGTATTCCAGAACTATCATTGTAACAAGAACTCCGGAAGCTACGATAAAGATTGGTGATAATGTGGGAATTAGTGGTGCTACAATTTATGCCAGAAAATCTATTCTCATTGGTGAAAACACTCACATTGGAGGAAATGCTAAAATTTTTGATAATGATTTTCATCCAATAGAAATTGAAGCCAGAAATGCAGATATTAAAGAAAAGATTGGTACTAGACCCGTTATAATCGGAAAAAATTGTTTTATTGGATGTAATTCTTTAATTCTTAAAGGTACTGAATTAGGAGATGGCTGCGTAGTAGGAGCAGGAGCAGTTGTTAGCGGAAAATTTCCTCCTAATAGTGTCATAGCAGGCAACCCAGCTAAAATAATTAAAACTTTAAAACAATAA
- a CDS encoding sugar phosphate nucleotidyltransferase, translating into MKLVLLSGGSGKRLWPLSNDTRSKQFLKVLESNDIEKQSMVQRVWGQLKNVGLAESSVIATSKMQRDMIHRQIGMDVPLIIEPERRDTFPAIALAASYLYSIKNVSLDEVIVVLPVDPYVEDGFFAKVKELENTLNESNAELALVGVKPTYPSSKYGYIVPKGNVDGNQYFSVNNFTEKPSEEKAQALIKMNALWNCGVFAFKLKYLLDILLEKNLPIQYGELLHQYKDLPKISFDYEVVERAKHIVALPYDGYWKDLGTWNTLTEEMATSQIGKGVICNDTENTHLINELDIPVTVVGVKDIVVAASPDGILVADKASSPKIKELIGAFDQPPMYEERIWGWSRVLDYAKFDDGNEMVTKRICIHEGKNSSYHYHNYRDEVWTIVRGEGELGLDDYITRVKAGDIIHIPAGKKHGIKAISELEFVEVQTGMGISDKDFTRLYFDWEEVIQHFNKSKAKVII; encoded by the coding sequence ATGAAACTTGTATTACTATCAGGCGGCTCAGGCAAACGTTTATGGCCATTATCAAATGACACTAGATCTAAACAATTTTTAAAAGTATTAGAGAGTAATGATATAGAAAAGCAATCCATGGTTCAGCGGGTATGGGGACAATTGAAAAATGTCGGCCTTGCTGAATCCTCAGTTATTGCAACTTCTAAAATGCAAAGAGATATGATTCATCGGCAAATTGGAATGGATGTCCCTCTTATTATTGAACCAGAACGGCGAGATACCTTCCCAGCAATAGCCTTAGCTGCTTCTTATCTATATTCAATTAAAAATGTATCGTTAGACGAAGTGATTGTGGTACTGCCAGTAGATCCGTATGTCGAGGATGGATTTTTTGCAAAGGTTAAGGAACTAGAGAATACCTTAAACGAGTCAAATGCAGAATTGGCTTTAGTTGGTGTAAAACCTACATACCCTTCTTCAAAATACGGTTATATTGTTCCAAAAGGAAATGTTGATGGGAATCAATATTTTTCTGTGAATAATTTTACAGAAAAACCGAGTGAAGAAAAAGCTCAAGCCCTCATAAAGATGAATGCTTTATGGAACTGTGGAGTTTTTGCCTTTAAACTAAAATACTTGCTTGATATTTTGTTAGAAAAAAACCTGCCTATTCAGTATGGAGAGTTGCTTCACCAGTATAAGGATCTTCCGAAAATTAGTTTTGACTATGAGGTAGTAGAGAGAGCAAAACATATTGTGGCTCTTCCGTATGATGGTTATTGGAAAGATCTTGGGACGTGGAATACCTTAACGGAAGAAATGGCCACGTCTCAAATTGGTAAAGGTGTTATTTGTAATGATACGGAAAATACACATTTAATCAATGAGTTGGATATTCCTGTAACAGTCGTAGGTGTAAAGGATATTGTAGTTGCCGCAAGTCCGGATGGAATTTTGGTAGCAGATAAGGCTTCTAGTCCAAAAATTAAAGAACTGATTGGAGCATTTGATCAGCCTCCGATGTATGAAGAAAGGATTTGGGGCTGGTCCCGAGTTCTTGATTACGCTAAATTTGATGATGGGAATGAAATGGTAACAAAGCGGATTTGTATCCATGAAGGTAAAAATTCAAGCTATCATTACCATAACTACCGTGATGAGGTTTGGACCATTGTTCGCGGAGAAGGGGAATTAGGATTGGATGACTATATCACACGTGTGAAAGCAGGCGATATCATCCATATTCCAGCGGGAAAGAAACATGGTATTAAGGCCATTTCTGAATTGGAGTTTGTCGAAGTTCAAACGGGAATGGGAATAAGTGATAAAGATTTTACACGTCTGTATTTTGACTGGGAAGAAGTCATTCAACATTTTAATAAATCAAAGGCAAAAGTGATTATATAA